The following proteins are encoded in a genomic region of Prionailurus viverrinus isolate Anna chromosome E3, UM_Priviv_1.0, whole genome shotgun sequence:
- the FAM234A gene encoding protein FAM234A → MMGSKDLEAEIHPLKNEDKRLQENLGSQTTKEDNLKGLPRQPGLSGCRTVAFFLSLFVCLFVVFVVSFIIPCPDRPASQGTWRVYYNAAVTYDFLATEDINRDRIQDVLFLYKNTNSSNNSNLSCADEGFSSPCTFVAAVSGANGSVLWERPAAQDGALVQCAVPQPQGSRTSSACILVGRPSSFVAVDVFTGETLWSHPSSFGGNASILSSLLQLPDVDADGAPDLLVLTQEEKEVSGYIYSGSTGHQIGHRGSLGVGGTSGSLLHVTRMGAHYILFPCASSLCGRSVKGLHETVTGRGSPLKRDPLWEGMLNATTHGLLWHSPGAIRYLMTVPGKVGEDLLLVSSEACVLLDGQELAPRWIFSAARVLRRPILGYYKPDTLAVVIENGTGIDRQILLLDLSTGAVLWNQALPGLPGDPQSASLPTADHRSAFFFWGLHELMGTNQTVQEPGDTQHSLYMFHPTVPGVLLELANISANIVAFQAVLFEPSRHAAYVLLTGPTRQDAPGVVSVAKHKVRDLVPSSRVVRLAEGGPNSDQAVRDRFSRLRYRSEA, encoded by the exons ATGATGGGCAGCAAGGACTTAGAAGCTGAAATCCATCCCTTGAAGAACGAAGACAAGAGGTTGCAGGAGAATCTGGGAAGCCAAACGACAAAGGAGGACAACCTGAAAGGCTTGCCTCGGCAGCCCGGCCTCTCCGGCTGCCGGACAGTGGcgttttttctttcactgtttgTCTGCCTTTTTGTGGTGTTCGTGGTCTCGTTCATCATCCCCTGTCCGGACCGGCCCGCGTCCCAGGGGACATGGAGGGTCTACTACAATGCAGCAG tcaCCTATGACTTTCTGGCTACAGAAGACATAAACAGGGACAGGATCCAAGACGTTCTCTTTCTgtataaaaataccaacagcagcAACAATTCCAACCTGTCCTGCGCTGACGAAG GCTTTTCTTCCCCCTGCACCTTTGTGGCCGCTGTGTCAGGGGCCAATGGCAGTGTGCTCTGGGAGAGGCCCGCAGCCCAGGACGGCGCCCTTGTGCAGTGTGCTGTCCCACAGCCACAGGGCAGCAGGACATCGTCTGCCTGCATTCTCGTGGGCAGACCCAGTTCCTTCGTCGCTGTGGACGTGTTCACAG GGGAGACCCTGTGGAGCCACCCCAGTAGCTTTGGAGGGAACGCTTCCATCCTGAGCTCTTTACTCCAACTGCCTGACGTCGATGCTGACGGGGCTCCAGACCTGCTGGTTCTCacccaggaggagaaggag GTTAGCGGCTACATCTATTCAGGCAGCACTGGTCACCAGATTGGCCACCGAGGCAGCCTTGGTGTGGGTGGGACCAGTGGCTCCCTCCTCCATGTCACCAGGATGGGTGCTCACTACATCCTTTTCCCTTGCG CAAGCTCCCTCTGTGGTCGCTCTGTGAAGGGTCTCCATGAGACGGTGACCGGGAGAGGGAGCCCACTGAAGAGAGACCCGCTCTGGGAGGGCATGCTCAACGCTACCACCCACGGGCTGCTTTGGCACAG CCCTGGAGCCATCCGCTACCTGATGACCGTTCCAGGGAAAGTGGGTGAGGACCTCCTCCTCGTGAGTTCAGAAGCCTGTGTGCTGTTGGACGGGCAGGAGCTGGCACCCAGGTGGATCTTCAGCGCAGCCCGGGTCCTGAG AAGACCCATCCTTGGCTACTACAAACCTGACACCTTGGCTGTGGTCATTGAAAATGGAACCGGCATTGACAGACAG ATCCTGCTCCTGGACCTCAGCACAGGGGCCGTCCTATGGAACCAGGCCCTCCCGGGCCTCCCCGGGGACCCGCAGTCCGCCAGCCTGCCAACCGCAGACCACCGCTCAGCCTTCTTCTTCTGGGGTCTCCACGAGCTGATGGGCACCAACCAGACAGTACAG GAGCCCGGAGACACCCAGCACAGCCTGTACATGTTCCACCCCACTGTGCCCGGCGTCCTGCTGGAGCTGGCCAACATCTCCGCCAACATCGTTGCCTTCCAAG CGGTCCTGTTTGAGCCAAGCCGCCACGCTGCCTACGTCCTCCTGACGGGCCCCACTCGCCAAGACGCTCCTGGCGTGGTCTCTGTAGCCAAGCACAAGGTGCGGGACCTCGTCCCGAGCAGTAGGGTGGTTCGCCTGGCCGAGGGCGGGCCCAACAGTGACCAGGCAGTCCGGGACCGGTTCTCCCGCCTGCGGTACCGCAGCGAGGCCTAG